A DNA window from Novosphingobium sp. RL4 contains the following coding sequences:
- a CDS encoding TonB-dependent receptor: MVARNFRAALMAGAALGGTTAAMPALAQSSPTINPGEIIVTARRTEERLQDVPISITVFNQEQLNNRNVVSASDLATSTPSLSANNNFGSQNSSFAIRGFVQEIGTAPAVGVYFADVVSPRGASNGLPSGDGAGPGAYFDLQNVQVLKGPQGTLFGRNTTGGAILLVPQKPTDVLEGYVQGSIGNYDMRRVQAVLNVPLAETFKVRLGVDRMKRDGYLKNNSGVGPKDFNDVDYLSARLSVVAELTPDLENYTIATYSRSDTHGDAQKLIAADAAYSLGHFAAEQLDPDSPNYQGGGFYDFAQDLPNARSLLTTWQIINTTTWHASDTLTVKNIVSYGELRDLFNNPIFGTAFESPAIAPIGLPSYRFGFASSQSLPGHRTADESTFTEEFQLQGRSTDDKLNWQAGAYLESVRPLDVVGSKSPVIQSCAGPEQVAASECYDILGYLGAITPVFSGGAFDPTSHAGAINTTAGRTSFHDVGLYAQATYKLSDQFKITGGFRYTWDREKNTSVQTTTITGYPLSFPGFQPIPAGPLATFCTYPDAPVQDPGAIDGCRRDIKQKSKAPTWLIDIDYTPTTDVLIYAKYARGYRTGGIAPNVTSAFAVFEPEKVDAYEIGAKTGWHGSMPGTFNVAGFYNDFQNQQLQLGFNANPCQSVDANGNCVAAPVSPTAAPVNAGKSRIWGVEVEASFNPFAGLLLQVGYTYLNTRLTSIDTFSLEPGSPYVLAGAYTKGDPLALSPRNKVTITGTYTLPLPESVGAVSFGATFTHTDSMFGNPSNRFYFGCNGTANTYMPNCQTGAVSDPATVAYIQSLSRIQSTDLLNLNFNWNNIAGAPVDLALFATNVTKEKYYNFYPGLVSGTGFETASVGAPRMYGMSLKYHFGM; encoded by the coding sequence ATGGTTGCAAGGAATTTCAGGGCAGCGCTGATGGCTGGCGCTGCGCTTGGCGGCACCACGGCGGCAATGCCGGCGCTGGCGCAGAGTTCGCCGACCATCAATCCGGGCGAGATCATCGTGACGGCTCGCCGCACGGAAGAGCGCCTGCAAGACGTTCCCATATCCATCACCGTGTTCAACCAGGAGCAGCTCAACAATCGGAACGTGGTGAGCGCCAGCGACCTTGCGACGAGCACGCCTTCGCTTTCGGCGAACAACAATTTCGGCTCGCAGAACTCGTCCTTCGCGATCCGCGGCTTCGTGCAGGAAATCGGCACCGCACCGGCCGTGGGCGTCTACTTCGCCGACGTGGTTTCCCCGCGCGGCGCATCGAACGGCCTTCCGTCAGGCGACGGCGCCGGTCCTGGCGCCTACTTCGATCTCCAGAACGTCCAGGTCCTCAAAGGCCCGCAAGGCACGTTGTTCGGTCGGAACACCACGGGCGGCGCGATCCTGCTGGTGCCGCAGAAGCCCACCGATGTGCTGGAGGGCTACGTCCAGGGCTCGATCGGCAATTACGACATGCGCCGCGTCCAGGCCGTCTTGAACGTTCCACTGGCCGAGACGTTCAAGGTTCGCCTCGGCGTCGACCGCATGAAGCGCGACGGCTACCTGAAGAACAACAGCGGCGTTGGGCCGAAGGACTTCAACGATGTCGACTACCTGTCCGCGCGCCTCAGCGTGGTTGCCGAACTGACGCCAGATCTGGAGAACTACACGATCGCGACGTACAGCCGGTCTGACACGCATGGTGACGCGCAGAAGCTCATTGCGGCCGACGCCGCCTATTCGCTGGGCCATTTCGCCGCCGAACAGCTCGATCCCGACAGTCCGAACTATCAGGGCGGCGGCTTCTACGACTTCGCGCAGGACCTTCCGAACGCCCGCTCCCTGTTGACGACATGGCAGATCATCAACACCACGACCTGGCACGCCAGCGACACGCTGACGGTGAAGAACATCGTGAGCTATGGCGAACTGCGCGACCTGTTCAACAATCCGATCTTCGGCACCGCCTTCGAAAGCCCCGCCATCGCTCCGATCGGCCTGCCGAGCTATCGCTTCGGCTTCGCCAGCAGCCAGTCGCTTCCCGGCCATCGCACTGCCGACGAATCGACCTTCACCGAAGAGTTCCAGCTCCAGGGCCGCAGCACGGACGACAAGCTGAACTGGCAGGCCGGCGCCTATCTGGAATCGGTGCGTCCGCTCGACGTGGTCGGGTCCAAGTCACCGGTCATCCAGTCCTGCGCCGGGCCGGAGCAAGTGGCAGCCAGCGAATGCTACGACATCCTGGGCTATCTGGGCGCGATCACCCCGGTGTTTTCCGGCGGCGCCTTCGACCCCACCTCTCACGCAGGCGCGATCAACACCACGGCGGGCCGGACCTCGTTCCACGACGTCGGCCTTTACGCGCAGGCAACTTACAAGCTGAGCGACCAGTTCAAGATCACCGGCGGCTTCCGCTACACCTGGGATCGCGAAAAGAACACCAGCGTCCAGACCACCACGATTACCGGCTATCCGCTGAGCTTCCCCGGATTCCAGCCGATCCCGGCAGGCCCCCTCGCCACGTTCTGCACTTATCCCGATGCGCCCGTGCAGGATCCCGGCGCGATCGACGGCTGCCGCCGCGATATCAAGCAGAAATCCAAGGCGCCGACCTGGCTGATCGATATCGACTATACCCCCACGACCGACGTTCTGATCTACGCCAAATATGCCCGTGGCTACCGCACCGGTGGCATCGCACCGAACGTGACCTCGGCCTTTGCCGTGTTCGAGCCCGAGAAAGTCGATGCCTACGAAATCGGCGCCAAGACCGGCTGGCACGGTTCCATGCCGGGCACGTTCAATGTCGCCGGTTTCTATAACGACTTCCAGAACCAGCAGCTCCAGCTCGGCTTCAACGCCAACCCCTGCCAGTCGGTCGACGCCAACGGCAACTGCGTGGCGGCGCCGGTTTCGCCCACGGCTGCGCCGGTCAATGCCGGCAAGTCGCGTATCTGGGGCGTCGAAGTGGAAGCCTCGTTCAATCCGTTCGCGGGGCTGCTGCTTCAGGTGGGCTATACCTACCTGAACACGAGACTGACCTCGATCGACACCTTCTCGCTGGAACCCGGGTCTCCCTATGTGCTGGCCGGGGCCTATACCAAGGGCGATCCACTGGCGCTTTCGCCCAGGAACAAGGTCACGATAACCGGCACCTACACGCTGCCGCTGCCGGAATCCGTGGGTGCGGTCTCGTTCGGTGCCACATTCACGCACACCGACAGCATGTTCGGCAATCCGTCCAACCGCTTCTACTTCGGCTGCAACGGCACGGCCAATACCTACATGCCCAACTGTCAGACCGGCGCGGTCTCCGACCCTGCCACGGTCGCCTATATCCAGAGCCTCAGCCGCATCCAGAGCACGGACCTGCTCAACCTGAACTTCAACTGGAACAATATCGCGGGAGCCCCGGTCGATCTTGCCCTCTTCGCCACCAATGTCACCAAGGAGAAGTACTACAACTTCTACCCCGGCCTCGTATCCGGCACCGGCTTCGAGACCGCATCGGTCGGCGCACCGCGCATGTACGGGATGAGCCTCAAGTACCACTTCGGAATGTAA
- a CDS encoding phosphotransferase, whose amino-acid sequence MPEAAIRKRPQQISAHVPRTLAEALDPAWLTTVLAGFSGGRVVSGVETVEVIRTVATKVRFTVTFEGGESGAFCLKGLLDVDETTARGGPTCVLEADFYGRIAPTVDLTVPDCVATVIDRGGRQAVTVMLDLIGQGATFCSALDSFSADDAVLSLGQLAQLHARSDLLEGADWIRPRVSQLAEMTYVTPETLQELLDGPRGDGLSRQVRSAPRLIAGIRALAARDGQCPQFLVHGDAHAGNVFRLGGGVGLIDWQLLQRGGWALDVAYHVNAVLCVDVAEAEERRLLGEYLSMMRGHGLAMPGDEEAWRQYREAAIYGYYLWAITRRVDPPIIATFVDRLGKAVTRHESHALLGI is encoded by the coding sequence ATGCCGGAAGCCGCCATTCGGAAGAGGCCGCAGCAGATTAGCGCCCATGTTCCCCGCACACTCGCGGAGGCGCTCGATCCTGCCTGGTTGACCACGGTGCTCGCCGGGTTCTCGGGCGGGAGGGTGGTATCCGGGGTCGAGACCGTCGAAGTGATCCGCACGGTCGCGACCAAGGTACGGTTCACCGTCACTTTCGAGGGCGGGGAGAGCGGCGCGTTCTGTCTCAAGGGCCTGCTCGACGTGGACGAGACGACCGCACGCGGCGGACCGACCTGTGTTCTGGAGGCTGACTTCTACGGACGGATCGCGCCGACCGTCGATCTCACCGTGCCTGACTGCGTGGCGACGGTGATCGACCGGGGGGGCAGGCAGGCGGTGACGGTGATGCTCGACCTGATCGGACAGGGCGCGACGTTCTGTTCCGCTCTGGATAGTTTCAGTGCCGATGACGCGGTGCTCAGTCTGGGGCAACTCGCACAGCTTCACGCGCGCAGCGACCTGCTGGAAGGGGCAGACTGGATCCGCCCGCGCGTTTCGCAACTGGCGGAGATGACCTACGTTACACCGGAAACGCTCCAGGAGCTGCTGGACGGACCGCGCGGCGACGGTCTTTCCCGGCAAGTCCGCAGCGCACCGCGCCTGATCGCGGGAATCCGGGCGCTGGCGGCCCGCGATGGACAGTGCCCGCAATTCCTCGTCCATGGTGATGCCCATGCCGGAAACGTCTTCCGCCTTGGCGGGGGGGTGGGCCTGATCGACTGGCAACTGCTTCAACGCGGCGGCTGGGCGCTGGACGTGGCCTATCACGTCAATGCGGTGCTCTGCGTGGATGTTGCCGAAGCCGAGGAGCGCAGGCTGCTCGGTGAATATCTCTCGATGATGCGTGGCCACGGCCTGGCAATGCCCGGCGACGAGGAGGCGTGGCGGCAGTACCGCGAAGCGGCGATCTACGGCTATTATCTCTGGGCGATCACCCGCCGCGTCGATCCGCCGATCATCGCCACTTTCGTCGATCGCCTTGGCAAGGCGGTTACTCGCCATGAAAGCCATGCCCTGCTGGGGATCTGA
- a CDS encoding CoA transferase, translating to MGRPLEGIKVVEVAMWAFVPACGGMLADLGADVIKVEPPSGDPLRGLTIGSLSGKGTIDYSWESYNRGKRSVTLDLKQEAGRAVLDRLLADADVFLTNLLPPARRAMGIDAETLRRTFSNLIYASGSALGPNGPESDRGGYDAITFWARGGIASSLTADEAPHPVGPPGPAFGDTLSAAMLAGGICAAIARRAMTGEAGEVDVSLLAAAMWSQQRLICQATADGVRKFPRPDAAHPHNVLVANYRTRDGRFLALCMLQADRYWARFCEVSGRPDLAADPRFTDAEARRRNLAACHAEVTSLFASKTLAEWKQILARQDGQWDVVQDVGELAQDEQVRANRYLKAVHCADGSTIPMVSVPMLFEGEALPSDRSPELGADSDTVLAALGYSEDEIIDLKVQGVVF from the coding sequence ATGGGCAGGCCGCTGGAAGGCATCAAGGTCGTGGAGGTCGCGATGTGGGCATTCGTGCCGGCTTGCGGCGGCATGCTGGCCGATCTCGGCGCGGACGTCATCAAGGTCGAACCACCCAGCGGAGACCCCTTGCGCGGCCTCACGATCGGCTCGCTATCGGGCAAAGGCACGATCGACTATTCCTGGGAGAGCTACAACCGGGGGAAGCGCTCCGTCACCCTGGATCTCAAGCAGGAGGCGGGCCGCGCCGTGCTGGATCGCCTGCTCGCCGATGCCGACGTGTTCCTCACCAACCTGCTGCCTCCGGCCCGGCGCGCCATGGGGATCGATGCGGAAACGCTGCGCCGCACGTTCTCGAACCTGATCTACGCCAGCGGCAGCGCACTCGGCCCCAACGGCCCTGAAAGCGACCGTGGAGGCTACGACGCGATCACTTTCTGGGCACGCGGCGGCATCGCATCCTCGCTCACCGCGGATGAGGCGCCGCATCCGGTCGGCCCGCCCGGCCCGGCCTTCGGCGATACCTTGTCCGCTGCCATGCTCGCCGGCGGGATCTGCGCCGCCATAGCCCGCCGCGCGATGACCGGCGAGGCAGGCGAAGTCGATGTTTCCCTGCTGGCCGCCGCCATGTGGTCGCAGCAGCGGCTGATCTGCCAGGCCACTGCCGACGGGGTGCGGAAGTTCCCGCGCCCCGATGCGGCCCACCCGCACAATGTACTGGTCGCCAACTACCGCACCCGCGACGGCCGCTTCCTTGCGCTGTGCATGTTGCAGGCGGATCGCTACTGGGCCCGCTTCTGCGAGGTTTCGGGCCGCCCCGACCTTGCCGCCGACCCGCGCTTTACCGATGCCGAGGCCCGGCGCCGGAATCTTGCCGCCTGTCATGCCGAAGTGACCTCCCTGTTCGCCTCGAAAACGCTCGCGGAGTGGAAGCAGATCCTCGCCCGGCAGGACGGCCAATGGGATGTGGTGCAGGATGTCGGCGAACTGGCGCAGGACGAACAGGTTCGCGCCAATCGCTATCTCAAGGCGGTGCACTGCGCGGACGGCAGCACGATCCCGATGGTTTCGGTGCCGATGCTGTTCGAAGGCGAGGCCTTGCCCTCTGACCGCTCGCCCGAACTCGGCGCGGACAGCGACACCGTGCTTGCCGCACTGGGCTACAGCGAAGACGAAATCATCGACCTGAAGGTGCAGGGCGTGGTGTTCTGA
- a CDS encoding Zn-ribbon domain-containing OB-fold protein, which translates to MLPRKLPMLEPESAFFWTSGQDGKLRIQHCLACGTWQHPPLPRCAQCGSEDVSPEPVSGRGVLASFTINNEPWLPGLEVPFVFCAIELPEQRGLYVFSNLLADVATARIGLPVTVVFQRHEDIWLPLFTPETA; encoded by the coding sequence ATGTTGCCCCGCAAACTGCCCATGCTGGAACCGGAAAGCGCCTTCTTCTGGACATCGGGCCAAGACGGAAAGCTGCGTATACAGCACTGCCTCGCCTGCGGGACATGGCAGCACCCTCCCCTGCCCCGGTGCGCCCAGTGCGGCAGCGAGGATGTCTCGCCGGAACCGGTTTCAGGCAGAGGCGTGCTGGCCAGCTTCACGATCAACAACGAACCATGGCTGCCCGGCCTCGAAGTGCCCTTCGTGTTCTGTGCAATCGAACTGCCCGAGCAACGCGGGCTCTACGTTTTCAGCAACCTTCTTGCCGACGTGGCGACCGCTCGCATCGGACTTCCTGTCACGGTCGTGTTCCAACGACACGAGGATATCTGGCTGCCCTTGTTCACACCCGAGACCGCATGA
- a CDS encoding thiolase family protein — MTLLPEKHVCVTGAALSEIARPSGRTALQLTADACLAAIADAGLSPREIDGIATYPGKSSEGGGIAPVSPSEAAAVLGIAPRWILASSEGFSHMAPIFNAITAIACGLARHVVIFRTVAQASARQHARGSTLMAASRERVDGNNAWTVPFNALSPVNTFALYAQAYFERYGAAAEELGAIAVNARANAAHNPSAIYREPITLDQYMAARVISSPLRLFDCDAHVDGATALVLSHRDAAKDLLNPPLHIEAMGMAVGGLWTGQHEGDFTQLPAARRAGDMLWSRTDLKPREMDCAQMYDGFSIFVWLWMEALGLVPRGEACRFTRGGERIAIGGELPLNTGGGQLSAGRLHGYGHIHEATVQLWGRGGGRQVPGARTAIVSNGGYGYGAMILRRD; from the coding sequence ATGACCCTGCTTCCCGAAAAACACGTCTGCGTGACCGGCGCCGCCCTATCGGAGATCGCACGTCCATCCGGGCGAACCGCGCTGCAACTGACCGCCGACGCCTGTCTCGCCGCCATCGCCGACGCCGGCCTTTCCCCGCGCGAGATCGACGGCATCGCCACCTATCCCGGCAAGTCATCCGAAGGCGGCGGGATCGCGCCGGTCAGCCCATCCGAGGCCGCTGCCGTACTGGGGATCGCTCCACGCTGGATTCTCGCTTCCTCGGAAGGCTTCAGCCACATGGCGCCGATCTTCAACGCGATCACCGCCATCGCCTGCGGCCTTGCGCGCCATGTCGTCATTTTCCGCACCGTGGCTCAGGCGAGCGCGCGGCAGCACGCCCGCGGCTCCACGCTGATGGCGGCCAGCCGGGAGCGCGTCGATGGCAACAATGCCTGGACGGTACCCTTCAACGCCCTCTCGCCGGTCAACACTTTCGCGCTTTACGCCCAGGCCTACTTCGAACGCTACGGCGCGGCGGCAGAGGAACTCGGCGCCATCGCCGTCAACGCCCGCGCGAACGCCGCGCACAATCCTTCCGCGATCTACCGCGAACCCATCACTCTGGACCAGTACATGGCCGCCCGCGTGATATCCTCGCCGCTGCGGCTGTTCGACTGCGACGCGCACGTCGACGGCGCCACCGCGCTGGTGCTGTCCCACCGGGATGCCGCCAAAGACCTGCTGAACCCGCCCCTCCATATCGAAGCCATGGGCATGGCCGTGGGCGGCCTCTGGACCGGACAGCACGAAGGCGACTTCACCCAGCTGCCCGCCGCCCGCCGCGCCGGAGACATGCTGTGGTCCCGTACCGACCTGAAGCCCCGCGAGATGGACTGCGCGCAGATGTACGACGGGTTTTCCATCTTCGTCTGGCTCTGGATGGAAGCGCTCGGCCTCGTTCCCCGCGGCGAGGCCTGCCGCTTCACACGCGGCGGCGAACGTATCGCGATCGGGGGGGAACTGCCGCTGAACACCGGCGGGGGCCAACTCTCCGCCGGACGGCTTCACGGATATGGCCACATTCATGAGGCAACCGTCCAGCTCTGGGGACGCGGTGGCGGCAGGCAGGTGCCCGGCGCCAGAACCGCAATCGTCTCGAACGGGGGCTATGGATACGGCGCGATGATCCTGCGGCGCGACTGA
- a CDS encoding amidohydrolase family protein: MSEADLALKPAPEGAQAASWPYGPIFDADAHIDPPHDMWKDYLPARLKDRAPFIEHAEDGDYICFEGNRRPFMMINNQAGREGRNFKMKGRLADQRKVWEPTTRLADMDADGMGAALLFGGGPLGSFDNELYVASYEAYQNWVLDFCAAAPDRLYPVGYVPMRDVGETVAHVRRLAAKGFRAINLPAFPQNPEAWNTSSGVAALKPGQVSALTGDPKGSLQYYQPEFDRLWSAICDHDLVVTFHLGARVPRFGEKQFFLPDMPMSKLAMAEPLGILIYNGVFDRFPSLRIGSMESGVGWFAWYAEYNDRTWEKQRFWTESPLKNPPSWYMDRNVYGSFIQDRAGILNRDLPGGRNIMWSSDYPHSETTFPRSREVILRDFEGVPEADVRAIIHDNCRRMLGLT; the protein is encoded by the coding sequence ATGAGCGAAGCCGATCTGGCACTGAAACCGGCCCCGGAAGGCGCCCAAGCCGCATCCTGGCCCTATGGCCCGATCTTCGATGCCGACGCGCATATCGATCCCCCCCACGACATGTGGAAGGACTACCTTCCTGCGCGGCTCAAGGACCGCGCGCCCTTCATCGAGCACGCCGAGGACGGCGACTACATCTGCTTCGAAGGCAACCGCCGTCCCTTCATGATGATAAACAACCAGGCCGGGCGGGAAGGCAGGAACTTCAAGATGAAGGGCCGCCTCGCCGATCAGCGCAAGGTCTGGGAACCCACAACGCGGCTGGCCGACATGGACGCGGACGGCATGGGCGCCGCCCTGCTGTTCGGCGGCGGGCCGCTCGGCTCGTTCGACAACGAACTCTACGTCGCCAGCTACGAAGCCTATCAGAACTGGGTTCTGGACTTCTGCGCCGCCGCACCGGACCGGCTCTATCCAGTGGGCTACGTGCCGATGCGCGATGTCGGCGAAACCGTTGCCCACGTCCGCCGCCTTGCGGCCAAGGGCTTTCGCGCCATCAACCTGCCTGCCTTCCCCCAGAACCCCGAAGCCTGGAACACCAGTTCCGGCGTCGCCGCGCTCAAACCGGGGCAGGTCTCCGCGCTTACCGGCGATCCGAAGGGAAGCCTGCAATATTACCAGCCGGAGTTCGATCGCCTCTGGTCAGCGATCTGCGATCACGATCTCGTCGTCACGTTTCACCTGGGTGCCCGGGTGCCGCGCTTCGGTGAGAAGCAGTTCTTCCTGCCCGACATGCCGATGAGCAAGCTGGCCATGGCCGAACCGCTCGGCATCCTGATCTACAACGGCGTGTTCGACCGTTTCCCATCCCTTCGCATAGGCTCGATGGAAAGCGGTGTCGGCTGGTTCGCATGGTACGCCGAATACAACGACCGCACCTGGGAAAAGCAGCGCTTCTGGACGGAATCCCCGCTCAAGAACCCGCCGAGCTGGTACATGGACCGCAACGTCTACGGTTCCTTCATCCAGGACCGCGCCGGTATTCTGAACCGGGACCTGCCGGGCGGCCGCAACATCATGTGGTCATCGGACTATCCGCACTCGGAAACCACCTTCCCCCGCTCGCGCGAGGTTATCCTGCGTGACTTCGAGGGCGTGCCGGAGGCGGATGTACGGGCGATCATCCATGACAATTGCCGGCGGATGTTGGGGCTGACGTAA
- a CDS encoding phosphotransferase family protein, with protein sequence MSDVIVAPETRNLEQLAVTLARWLGARMPQAADVEIRDVAYPRGAGQSHETVLFDACWREQGAERRQGCVVRIKPRAFTVFPDDLFDEQYRVMQVLADDGQVRVARPLWFEPDPALLGNPFFVMERKVGRVPVSVPPYAREGWLRDASPAQRRVLWRNAVGQLAAVQAVPLGSLDFLAGQPDAPRGLDQEWAKYNRFARWLQQVEPLPVLDAALARLRSLWPDNQPEGLVWGDARVGNMMFDKDFDVVAVMDWEQPSLGGALHDLAWFCVLAETMHGPRSAHGAPLEGMGSREETVALWEELTGKSAADLEWYEDFAKFKMTCTGIRLGHLRGSPMMDASAMAARLKVG encoded by the coding sequence ATGTCGGACGTGATCGTCGCGCCGGAGACCCGGAATCTCGAACAACTGGCGGTGACGCTCGCGCGCTGGCTCGGTGCGCGCATGCCGCAGGCGGCAGATGTCGAAATCCGCGATGTCGCCTATCCGCGCGGGGCCGGGCAAAGCCATGAGACGGTCCTGTTCGATGCCTGCTGGCGCGAACAGGGTGCCGAACGCCGGCAGGGCTGCGTGGTCCGTATCAAGCCGCGCGCTTTCACGGTCTTTCCCGACGACCTGTTCGACGAGCAGTACCGGGTCATGCAAGTCCTGGCCGATGACGGACAGGTTCGCGTCGCCCGGCCGCTCTGGTTCGAGCCTGACCCGGCGCTGCTCGGCAATCCGTTCTTCGTGATGGAGAGGAAGGTCGGGCGGGTGCCGGTTTCGGTCCCGCCCTATGCCCGTGAAGGGTGGCTGCGGGATGCGAGCCCCGCGCAGCGCCGCGTGCTCTGGCGCAATGCAGTGGGGCAGCTTGCTGCGGTGCAGGCGGTTCCGCTCGGCTCTCTCGATTTCCTTGCCGGGCAGCCGGACGCGCCGCGCGGGCTCGATCAGGAATGGGCCAAGTACAATCGCTTCGCGCGCTGGTTGCAACAGGTCGAGCCGCTGCCCGTGCTCGACGCGGCGCTGGCGCGCCTTCGCTCGCTCTGGCCGGATAATCAGCCCGAGGGCCTCGTCTGGGGCGATGCGCGGGTCGGCAACATGATGTTCGATAAGGATTTCGACGTGGTGGCGGTGATGGACTGGGAACAGCCCTCGCTTGGCGGGGCTCTTCATGACCTCGCGTGGTTCTGCGTACTGGCGGAAACGATGCATGGTCCGCGCTCGGCCCACGGGGCTCCGCTGGAAGGCATGGGCAGCCGTGAGGAAACAGTCGCGCTGTGGGAGGAACTGACCGGAAAGTCTGCCGCCGACCTTGAATGGTATGAGGACTTTGCGAAGTTCAAGATGACGTGCACGGGTATCCGGCTTGGCCATCTGCGCGGTTCGCCGATGATGGATGCTTCGGCGATGGCTGCGAGATTGAAGGTGGGGTGA
- a CDS encoding IclR family transcriptional regulator gives MSRSSPGVARMAAILNFIADHPGQAFALTDLVRALKLSRATCHALLTGLVDVGYLYRTSDKTYVLGPALAAIGRTAAEHFSPLQVAQPEMRKLADDFDVVCGAYFLEGDVIHLRERAASVSHVGYPVPLGTRMPLRWVQATAFYARSPRDADAAQARINPSPTAEQIEQLAGGMAFVREHGFIALTRRPDSIPGENAIVTNLEDPPVLPETALDDARNYPLMAIMAPIYEARDKVSISLVLAGFNGPMTGVEIRRAGDALAEACTRISRFLIGHPETD, from the coding sequence ATGTCGCGTTCCTCTCCCGGCGTCGCCCGCATGGCCGCCATCCTGAATTTCATCGCCGACCATCCGGGGCAGGCCTTCGCGCTGACCGATCTCGTCCGCGCGCTCAAGCTCAGCCGCGCGACCTGTCACGCCTTGCTGACCGGCCTTGTCGACGTGGGCTACCTCTATCGTACCAGCGACAAGACTTACGTGCTGGGCCCGGCGCTGGCGGCGATCGGCCGTACCGCCGCCGAGCATTTCTCGCCGCTACAGGTAGCCCAGCCGGAGATGCGCAAGCTGGCGGACGATTTCGATGTCGTCTGCGGCGCCTATTTCCTCGAAGGCGATGTGATCCACTTGCGCGAGCGTGCCGCTTCGGTGAGCCATGTGGGATATCCGGTTCCGCTGGGTACGCGGATGCCGCTGCGCTGGGTGCAGGCAACGGCGTTCTACGCGCGCAGCCCGCGTGACGCGGACGCCGCCCAGGCACGGATAAACCCGTCCCCCACGGCCGAGCAGATCGAGCAGCTTGCCGGCGGCATGGCCTTCGTGCGCGAGCACGGCTTCATCGCGCTGACCCGCCGGCCGGACAGTATCCCGGGCGAAAACGCGATCGTCACCAACCTGGAAGATCCGCCAGTCCTGCCTGAAACCGCTTTGGACGATGCGCGCAATTATCCGTTGATGGCGATCATGGCGCCGATCTACGAAGCGAGGGACAAGGTCTCGATCTCGCTGGTGCTGGCCGGATTCAACGGCCCCATGACCGGTGTGGAAATCCGCAGGGCGGGCGATGCGCTCGCCGAAGCCTGCACCCGCATTTCGCGCTTCCTGATCGGACATCCCGAAACCGACTGA